One region of Plasmodium vivax chromosome 7, whole genome shotgun sequence genomic DNA includes:
- a CDS encoding hypothetical protein, conserved (encoded by transcript PVX_099795A), with protein sequence MCYTFLSGSYCEASKCTFAHTEEELRGSGKALRLCTKYFLDGYCAKADKCPMAHNINQLDPSVKFSSSELMNRMYNEEVEEAEAEEEEEEGEGGGDEPSFYTRKTNKKRDESESNDGDNGNADINGGDPLSVNSNLYIVKDEEETPPEGNKNRYAGMGHLEGGEKDARGSHRNAFNFLKGHGKKTYSECLLEGRGGA encoded by the exons ATGTGTTATACATTCCTCTCGGGCAGTTATTGCGAAGCATCCAAGTGTACCTTTGCCCACACAGAGGAAGAGCTACGAGGATCTGGGAAGGCCCTAAGACTATGCACCAAGTACTTTCTGGATg GGTACTGCGCCAAGGCGGACAAGTGCCCGATGGCCCACAACATAAACCAGCTGGACCCCTCCGTGAAGTTTTCCAGCAGCGAGTTGATGAACCGAATGTACAACgaggaggtggaggaggcggaggcggaggaggaagaggaagagggagagggaggaggagacgAGCCCAGTTTTTACACACGAAAAACGAATAAGAAGAGGGACGAAAGTGAAAGCAACGATGGGGACAATGGCAATGCCGACATCAACGGGGGGGACCCCCTCAGCGTGAACAGCAATTTGTACATCGTgaaggacgaggaggaaacCCCCCCTGAGGGGAATAAAAACCGCTACGCTGGGATGGGCCATTTGGAAGGAGGTGAAAAGGACGCGCGCGGCTCCCACAGAAACgcttttaactttttaaaaggcCACGGGAAGAAGACGTACAGTGAGTGTCTGCTCGAGGGGAGGGGCGGCGCCTGA
- a CDS encoding hypothetical protein (encoded by transcript PVX_099800A) has protein sequence MKNILMGKTSLYCTPNCSGVDANGEGIENGGIYNSRERNLPKEDPSGELGRTEELHKMLMNDCANGMANYNIGDFFFLKNEGEHLNGLTYLHGENALQGRVNSFGDNTNLDGMCQVNYGGLSGPAVGFTRRIQQSAAVEGGPLNGASLHGGFGRGSQGEHQNQAYRNDCCGQEERTQVAMYSHPNRLMGTQRDHSPMNQHIDSYELAYKTDESFTNYVHNAGREVAKRGEANSVAENGRGGQNEEGLSDGSNQDNENPPRSYNPLTYSFSGLCECLARGEEEEGVDVVDVVEEEEEA, from the coding sequence ATGAAGAACATCCTGATGGGGAAGACAAGCCTGTACTGCACCCCCAATTGCAGTGGTGTGGATGCAAACGGAGAGGGCATAGAAAATGGGGGCATTTACAACTCAAGGGAAAGGAACCTCCCGAAGGAGGACCCATCAGGTGAACTGGGTCGAACGGAGGAACTGCACAAAATGCTGATGAACGATTGTGCGAATGGTATGGCCAACTACAACAtaggggatttttttttcttgaaaaatgaaggagaGCACCTGAATGGATTGACCTACCTCCATGGGGAAAATGCCCTGCAGGGTAGAGTAAACAGTTTTGGAGACAACACGAATTTGGATGGCATGTGTCAGGTGAATTACGGCGGCTTGAGCGGCCCTGCTGTGGGGTTCACTAGGCGAATACAGCAGAGCGCGGCTGTGGAAGGTGGCCCCCTAAATGGGGCGAGTCTCCACGGGGGCTTCGGACGAGGCAGCCAAGGCGAGCACCAGAACCAGGCCTACCGCAATGACTGCTGTGGTCAGGAGGAACGCACGCAGGTAGCCATGTACAGCCACCCCAACCGTTTGATGGGCACACAGAGGGACCACTCACCCATGAACCAACACATAGATTCGTACGAACTGGCCTACAAAACTGATGAGAGCTTCACCAACTATGTGCACAACGCTGGTAGGGAAGTGgcgaagaggggggaagccaacTCAGTGGCGGAGAATGGGAGAGGGGGGCAGAACGAGGAGGGGCTTTCAGACGGCAGCAACCAGGACAATGAAAACCCCCCGCGCAGTTATAACCCCCTGACGTACAGCTTCAGCGGGCTGTGCGAGTGTTTAgccaggggggaggaggaagagggagTGGACGTGGTGGACGTGgtagaagaggaggaagaagcgtaA
- a CDS encoding fumarate hydratase, putative (encoded by transcript PVX_099805A), with protein MRNFARIPLCRPPPGKRLSRGAHLGGKHPFRLNKANINTLSNFLDVLEFEEGKEDETEYRRIDDLSKYIEVIKLRDNPINQSKYYGYNFENEENFFHPNGELKNLPEQVRQNEGERVKEYLHVPPFVLAKLCEYAFKEILFFLNKKHLKQLSNILNDGESSKNDKYVAMTLIKNAVISAEQNLPGCQDTGTAIILGKKDEGILTTYEHKYLNLGVYNAYRNNNFRYSQLSPLSMFSEANTKNNLPCQIEIYSSVRGGKALGGATYTTSSAPTTSTTYTTSSAPTTSTTYTTSNAYTASNETTTCTASGGPAPKYELIFIAKGGGSANKTFLFQQTKSILNEDKLYDFLLDKIKEIGTSACPPYHLAVVIGGLSAEMNLKMVKLASCRYLDSLKKQGGGYGKAFRDIKSEQIILEKAQGLGIGAQFGGKYFVHDVRVIRLPRHSASCPIGIGVSCSADRQIKCVINRQGVFMEALEHEPIKYLPEITYKDLKRVGGMAAHTGGMAALPGGDQQGENQSGEGLPGEGGVPINLNQPMGSILKCLSEHPVSTLLLLTGKLIVARDTAHKRIVDDFVLNGIPIPEYFKKFPIYYAGPAKTPDNYASGSFGPTTAGRMDAYAEVLMKNEASLISLAKGNRSSVVRNACRKYHGFYLGSIGGPGAILAKKNIKKVEVIDFAELGMEAVHLIDVVDFPAFIVIDDKGNDFYNQWIPS; from the coding sequence ATGCGCAACTTTGCGAGGATCCCGctttgccgccccccccccgggaAGCGCCTGAGCAGAGGCGCGCACCTCGGCGGGAAGCACCCCTTCCGCCTCAACAAGGCGAACATAAACACACTGAGCAACTTCCTAGACGTCCTGGAATTtgaagaggggaaagaagACGAAACGGAGTACAGACGAATCGATGACCTAAGCAAATACATTGAAGTGATCAAACTTAGGGACAACCCAATTAACCAAAGTAAGTACTATGGATACAATttcgaaaatgaagaaaatttttttcaccccaatggagaattgaaaaatttacctgaacaggtcaggcaaaatgaaggagaacGAGTAAAGGAATACCTGCACGTTCCTCCATTCGTTTTAGCTAAATTGTGTGAATATGcatttaaagaaatattattttttttaaataaaaaacatttgaaGCAACTGAGCAACATTTTGAATGATGGGGAGTCCAGCAAGAACGACAAGTATGTAGCGATGactttaattaaaaatgccGTGATCAGTGCTGAGCAGAATTTGCCTGGATGTCAGGACACGGGTACGGCCAtcattttggggaaaaaggaCGAGGGAATATTAACCACCTACGAGCACAAGTATTTGAATTTGGGCGTTTACAACGCCTATCGCAACAACAACTTTCGCTACAGCCAGCTGTCTCCCCTGAGCATGTTCAGCGAGGCGAATACGAAGAACAACTTGCCGTGCCAGATTGAGATTTACAGCTCCGTGCGCGGGGGGAAGGCGCTCGGAGGGGCCACGTACACTACTTCCAGCGCGCCTACCACGTCTACCACGTACACTACTTCCAGCGCGCCTACCACGTCTACCACGTACACTACTTCCAACGCGTATACCGCTTCCAACGAGACTACCACTTGTACCGCTTCTGGTGGGCCCGCCCCCAAGTACGAACTGATCTTCATCGCCAAGGGCGGCGGGAGCGCGAACAAGACCTTCCTGTTCCAGCAGACCAAGAGCATCCTCAACGAAGACAAGCTGTACGACTTTCTCCTCgacaaaattaaagaaatcgGAACCTCCGCGTGCCCCCCATACCACCTGGCAGTAGTCATTGGAGGCCTGTCTGCCGAGATGAATTTGAAGATGGTCAAGTTAGCATCCTGCAGGTACTTAGACAGTTTGAAgaagcagggggggggctaTGGAAAGGCATTCAGAGACATTAAGAGCGAGCAGATTATCTTAGAAAAGGCACAAGGGCTAGGTATAGGTGCTCAGTTTGGGGGCAAATACTTTGTACATGATGTGAGAGTGATCCGCCTGCCACGACATTCCGCTTCCTGCCCCATCGGCATTGGAGTTTCCTGCTCAGCCGATAGGCAAATAAAGTGCGTGATTAATCGGCAGGGGGTGTTCATGGAGGCGCTGGAGCATGAGCCGATTAAGTACCTCCCGGAAATTACGTACAAGGATTTGAAGCGGGTCGGGGGGATGGCGGCACACACTGGAGGGATGGCCGCGCTCCCGGGGGGGGATCAACAAGGAGAGAACCAATCAGGGGAAGGCCTCCCGGGGGAGGGCGGAGTGCCCATTAACCTTAACCAGCCCATGGGCAGCATCCTCAAATGCCTATCCGAGCACCCCGTGTCAACTCTGCTTCTCCTAACGGGCAAGTTAATAGTCGCCAGGGATACAGCCCACAAAAGAATAGTAGATGACTTTGTCTTGAACGGAATCCCCATCCCAGAGTACTTTAAAAAGTTCCCAATTTATTATGCAGGCCCAGCGAAAACTCCAGATAACTACGCCAGTGGATCCTTTGGACCCACCACAGCTGGTCGTATGGATGCCTATGCTGAAGTACTTATGAAGAATGAGGCTTCTCTAATTTCGCTAGCCAAAGGGAACAGGTCGTCCGTTGTACGGAACGCGTGCAGAAAGTACCACGGGTTTTACTTAGGGAGCATAGGTGGCCCTGGGGCCATACTGGCCAAGAAGAATATAAAGAAGGTAGAGGTGATTGACTTTGCGGAGCTCGGGATGGAGGCTGTGCACCTCATCGACGTGGTCGACTTCCCGGCCTTCATCGTCATAGACGACAAGGGAAACGATTTTTACAACCAGTGGATCCCCTCCTAG
- a CDS encoding hypothetical protein, conserved (encoded by transcript PVX_099810A) codes for MDELYQHLKIMDYVIICLTNKYRLVHSYVQGVADIFALTVDEYHKLIQKISSLYKESLHNSVHANLVQLRKDVERQRAHDKNLTEIKENLKRAIKLTKTGEVCSAVEDGEKRQIQMDTNLKIDPPYDTAALYRFRHYRNAFLKRYSTITKNGNYLNANEQRKRFLRKLKSSAKVTQGRSDQPDGIFKDEYKNMTRILSENNIFREAQQLKEALIVNKFLSKAKAIVNDLPQFLCKIIEEFERTESVAQDNMYLFVLLALNKWLKKIVTECERFITYNKTKGYKKKTESAEIHKKLSDYMNDILQRGAEQTMVFSEEKSLFPYPPNVSFNVNTSFLTYFFLYMNKNMFNFVEGYYSTSTGKTPGRQEKKKKKRVKLIKCHSAAKESSLYMSSDVYSYGFRNEREEDAEEEEEGEEAGKTKKREAGKKNASDNNRGERHLSSLTFRINREDMYPNIFLICNYLLLEETKKIVSSIYEIQRGSFDLLLCYDASVIIQLVTRLFASLKELFTTHASSPTSSPTSPLTAPQRAEEEEPYYDDLRKCISQSNLNYLPSDSYVKYVGHMRLMLLNVLKALHAMTKEGERSSVCTFWDRAPVPGGGDQPTTAEQPTTGERPTTGESYTHERDHLIPVKTGCTKKNCYFFREEKRADDPKDRLTHQMEEQTNRAIQRRVLCYDFYKLVADHVKAVKLLIESRCNREEYTGILLKRNNRYNIDGGVGASARSGRSSKGKKSTPVRGRHPVVRKPSQGVARVSGVTGTSGANGVGSALVYLPPTDGKASPQFANKPESKGKASQRGPPRAASKKATQSSVTPAQTAKMTGGLSSARLSSQDVRNKKKPPPKRALAAGKTSAASPKQ; via the exons atggacgagCTGTATCAGCACCTCAAAATTATGGACTACGTGATTATATGCCTCACAAATAAGTACCGGCTTGTCCACAGCTACGTCCAAGGAGTGGCAGACATCTTTGCCTTGACGGTTGATGAATACCATAAGCTCATTCAGAAGATCAGTTCTCTGTACAAAGAGAGCCTTCACAACTCTGTCCATGCTAACCTCGTCCAGCTGAGGAAGGATGTGGAGAGGCAGCGGGCGCAC GATAAAAATCTCACGGagataaaggaaaatttaaagaggGCAATCAAGCTGACCAAGACGGGGGAAGTTTGCTCGGCGGTGGAGGATGGAGAGAAG AGGCAAATTCAAATGGACACCAACCTCAAAATCGACCCCCCCTACGACACGGCAGCCCTGTACAGATTTAGGCACTACAGGAACGCCTTCCTCAAGAGGTACTCGACGATAACGAAGAACGGCAACTACTTG AATGCAAACGAGCAGAGGAAGCGCTTCCTGCGGAAGCTGAAGAGCTCCGCGAAGGTCACCCAAGGGAGGAGCGACCAACCCGACGGCATCTTCAAAGACGAATACAAAAACATGACTAGAATTTTAAGCGAAAATAACATCTTTAGGGAAGCCCAACAGTTGAAGGAGGCGTTGattgtaaataaatttctcaGCAAAGCCAAGGCCATCGTGAACGACTTGCCTCAGTTCCTGTGTAAAATTATTGAAGAGTTCGAGCGGACGGAGTCGGTCGCGCAGGATAACATGTATCTCTTCGTCTTGCTGGCTCTGAACAAGTGGCTCAAGAAG ATAGTCACCGAGTGCGAACGCTTCATCACATACAATAAGACCAAAGGgtacaagaaaaaaacggagaGCGCGGAAATCCACAAGAAGTTGAGCGATTACATGAATGACATCCTGCAGAGGGGAGCCGAGCAGACCATGGTCTTTAGCGAAGAGAAGAGTCTCTTCCCCTACCCACCAAACGTCAGCTTCAACGTGAATACCTCCTTCCTGACCTACTTCTTTTTGTACATGAATAAGAATATGTTCAATTTTGTGGAGGGGTACTACTCCACCTCTACGGGGAAGACGCCGGGGcgacaagaaaaaaaaaaaaaaaaaagggtaaagcTAATCAAGTGTCATTCGGCAGCCAAGGAGAGTAGCCTCTACATGAGCAGCGACGTTTACAGCTACGGGTTTCGCAACGAACGTGAGGAGGAtgcagaagaggaggaggagggagaagaagcggggaagacgaagaaaAGGGAGGCGGGGAAGAAGAATGCGTCGGATAACAATAGGGGGGAGCGCCACCTGTCCAGCTTGACCTTCCGCATCAACCGAGAAGACATGTACCCCAACATCTTCCTAATCTGCAATTACCTCCTGCttgaagaaacaaaaaaaatcgtcTCCTCGATTTATGAAATTCAGAGGGGCTCCTTCGACCTCCTTCTGTGCTACGACGCCTCCGTTATCATTCAGCTGGTGACTCGCCTGTTTGCCAGCTTGAAGGAGCTCTTCACCACCCACGCGTCGTCACCCACGTCGTCACCCACGTCGCCACTCACAGCACCGCAGAGAgccgaggaggaggagccctACTACGACGATCTGCGCAAATGCATCTCCCAATCGAATCTTAATTACCTCCCATCGGATTCCTACGTCAAATATGTGGGGCACATGCGACTGATGCTTTTGAACGTTTTGAAGGCACTCCACGCCATGAcaaaggagggggagcgAAGTTCCGTGTGCACCTTCTGGGACAGGGCGCCCgtccccggggggggagaccaGCCTACTACTGCGGAGCAGCCTACTACTGGGGAGCGGCCTACTACTGGGGAGAGCTACACACACGAACGAGACCACCTCATACCTGTAAAAACCGGgtgcaccaaaaaaaattgctatttCTTTCGCGAGGAAAAACGGGCCGACGACCCGAAGGATAGACTAACGCACCAAATGGAGGAGCAAACCAATAGAGCCATACAAAGGAGGGTACTATGTTATGACTTTTACAAGCTGGTGGCTGACCACGTCAAGGCGGTTAAGCTGCTAATCGAGAGCAGGTGCAACCGGGAGGAGTACACGGGAATTCTCCTCAAGAGGAACAATCGGTATAACATTGACGGGGGAGTTGGCGCCTCCGCCAGATCTGGCAGATCCTCCAAGGGAAAGAAGAGCACCCCTGTGCGGGGACGCCACCCAGTAGTGAGGAAGCCTTCCCAAGGCGTTGCCAGGGTGAGCGGGGTAACCGGGACAAGCGGGGCAAACGGGGTGGGCAGCGCGCTGGTCTATCTCCCCCCAACGGATGGCAAAGCCTCCCCGCAGTTTGCAAATAAGCCCGAGTCGAAGGGTAAAGCAAGCCAGAGGGGTCCCCCCAGGGCCGCCTCAAAGAAGGCAACCCAGTCAAGCGTTACCCCCGCGCAGACGGCCAAAATGACAGGCGGGCTATCATCCGCCAGGCTCAGCTCACAGGATGTACGGAATAAAAAGAAgcctccccccaaaagggcGTTAGCTGCGGGGAAGACGAGCGCTGCTTCCCCCAAGCAGTAG
- a CDS encoding cytoplasmic dynein light chain, putative (encoded by transcript PVX_099815A) — protein sequence MNDTEKFEDEFDIELMEEIGKQTISQFLEKMHYNDEKTNFWVSQILDTTLKELSKLNKPFKYVATCILMEKNGSPLTTSNVCLWNENSDGS from the exons ATGAACGACACGGAGAAGTTTGAG GACGAATTCGACATCGAGCTGATGGAGGAGATAGGCAAACAA ACCATTTCGCagtttttggaaaaaatgcactaCAATGATGAGAAAACGAATTTCTGGGTGTCTCAGATTCTGGACACTACCTTGAAGGAGTTGTCCAAGCTGAACAAGCCGTTTAAATACGTCG cTACCTGCATTTTGATGGAGAAAAACGGATCGCCGCTAACAACATCGAACGTTTGTCTGTGGAACGAAAACTCCGACGGTTCGTAG
- a CDS encoding hypothetical protein, conserved (encoded by transcript PVX_099820A) translates to MSTIRWVDLLSSESNLSHSVANNEDVAEKAKKKKFPYDQERDLNSSFLNSYNGDLDNSNVGINLKIKNMSIVEEEKEEKQEKEKSLLGGSKTTGQMTHWRDVNEGERGCPPSAAPNGEMTHTAEGESGKSTEGVPPKGAKEENTSGDNRTNALTNVVEEEKHHVSEKLVSLVNLVSLVSPSQEEKTIPKEDSPKEPPNGDTALEKRNKTGKNCPNVGKNPTEENAKKDPPNRVSVQSGSGQSASESAKKVSERRPSAGKKNKKNPSNGTALTKGSRSNRIKNVSVGKEAIQNSYFARYIVKKGGGRSVPGDTVPGDAVPGGSLLLKAANEGEVSRGKKRKDRALLCENSTASKFNCTLSHDVTVDDSNVPLNPAKKARGRTKEAAGEAAGEAAGEAAGEAVKETAKEGAAAAMEAIKEGTAAANAVPAPPGNPPRDGATNVVTKSATAGAPPVAEQSSNHLGIAQNMPSPPKCNLPPPNHHQHLSSDNINLEKFKNFDANFINYLGDIRSHFSDPFVSSNSNRVNSRLKEIAVGKSTKEYKNYVKVVKYEERMDDDPSTPNAYENVTNAKFQAKYNLWRKKLHRFDSIG, encoded by the exons ATGTCTACAATCAGATGGGTGGATCTGCTATCCAGCGAGTCCA ACCTCTCCCACTCAGTCGCCAACAACGAGGATGTTGCCGAGAAGgccaagaagaaaaagttcCCCTACGACCAGGAGAGGGACCTGAACAGCAGCTTCTTAAATTCGTACAATGGGGACCTAGACAATAGCAATGTGGGGATCAActtgaagataaaaaatatgtccatcgtggaggaggagaaggaggagaagcaagaGAAGGAGAAGTCCCTCCTGGGGGGGAGTAAAACCACCGGACAAATGACCCACTGGCGAGATGTAAACGAAGGTGAAAGGGGCTGTCCCCCCAGTGCAGCTCCAAACGGGGAGATGACACACACTGCAGAGGGAGAGTCAGGCAAGAGCACAGAAGGAGTGCCCCCCAAGGGTGCAAAAGAGGAGAACACCAGTGGAGACAACAGAACGAATGCCCTAACAAATGtagtggaggaggagaaacaCCATGTTAGTGAGAAATTGGTGAGTCTGGTCAATCTGGTGAGTCTGGTGAGTCCTTCCCAGGAGGAGAAGACCATCCCAAAGGAGGATTCGCCCAAGGAACCACCTAATGGGGACACCGCTCTagaaaagagaaacaaaaCGGGGAAGAACTGCCCCAATGTAGGGAAGAACCCAACGGAGGAAAACGCCAAAAAGGACCCCCCCAACAGAGTCAGCGTGCAGAGTGGAAGCGGGCAATCCGCAAGCGAAAGTGCAAAGAAGGTAAGTGAAAGGAGACCAAGTgcggggaagaagaacaagaAGAACCCATCAAACGGAACTGCGCTCACCAAAGGGAGCAGGAGCAACAGAATAAAAAACGTGTCAGTGGGTAAAGAGGCCATACAGAATTCATACTTCGCTCGGTACATtgtgaagaaggggggggggagaagcgttCCCGGTGATACTGTTCCTGGTGATGCTGTTCCGGGGGGCAGCTTACTATTGAAGGCTGCGAACGAGGGGGAAGTGtccagggggaagaagaggaaagacAGAGCCCTGCTGTGCGAGAACAGCACGGCTTCAAAGTTCAACTGCACGCTGTCGCACGACGTGACGGTGGACGACAGCAATGTGCCGCTGAACCCGGCCAAGAAGGCGAGGGGACGGACAAAGGAAGCggcaggggaagcggcaggggaagcggcaggggaagcggcaggggAAGCGGTAAAGGAAACGGCAAAGGAGGGAGCCGCCGCTGCAATGGAAGCGATAAAGGAGGGAACCGCCGCTGCAAATGCAGTGCCCGCGCCGCCCGGGAACCCCCCCCGAGACGGGGCAACCAACGTGGTGACGAAGAGCGCCACCGCAGGTGCCCCCCCAGTGGCCGAGCAAAGCAGCAACCATTTGGGAATAGCGCAAAATATGCCCTCGCCCCCCAAATGTAATCTGCCCCCCCCAAATCACCACCAACACCTCAGCAGCGACAATATCAATTTGGAGAAATTCAAAAATTTCGACGCGAATTTTATTAACTACTTGGGAGACATTCGGAGCCACTTCAGCGACCCGTTCGTGAGCTCCAACAGCAACCGGGTGAATAGCCGTCTGAAGGAAATCGCCGTAGGGAAGTCCACGAAGGAGTATAAAAATTACGTGAAGGTGGTGAAATATGAAGAGAGGATGGATGACGACCCCAGCACGCCCAACGCGTATGAGAACGTGACGAATGCAAAGTTCCAGGCCAAGTACAACCTCTGGAGGAAAAAGCTGCACAGGTTTGACTCCATCGGGTAG
- a CDS encoding serine/threonine protein phosphatase, putative (encoded by transcript PVX_099825A), whose product MRARCLEKQIETLKKCQLISEKEVKHLCGQAKLILVNQENIKHVNLPVVVCGDIHGQFHDLTELFHIGNEPPEVNYIFLGDYVDRGKYSVETFLLLLALKIKYPNEITLLRGNHESRQITEVYGFYDECIKKYGSINVWKYCTDLMDYLSIGAIIENNYFCIHGGLSPSFNQITDLNKINRFQEIPRNGSLCDVLWSDPNDKNGWDKSPRGAGHLFGPDIVHKFCHLNDIEVIARAHQLVMEGYKWWFDRKLVTVWSAPNYCYRCGNIASIMEIDENEIFDFKCFGPSAAESGAGPSVKKYPPIYFS is encoded by the coding sequence ATGAGAGCGAGGTGCCTGGAGAAGCAAATCGAGACGTTGAAAAAGTGCCAGCTAATATCTGAAAAGGAAGTGAAGCATCTGTGTGGGCAAGCAAAACTGATTCTAGTCAAccaagaaaatataaaacatgtaAATCTCCCAGTGGTGGTATGTGGAGATATCCACGGACAGTTCCACGACTTGACGGAGCTCTTTCACATAGGGAATGAACCCCCAGAAGTGAATTACATTTTCCTAGGTGATTATGTAGACCGAGGGAAATACAGCGTGGAGACCTTCCTGTTGCTACTAGCTCTGAAGATAAAGTACCCAAATGAAATTACCCTACTAAGGGGCAATCATGAAAGCAGACAGATTACCGAAGTCTACGGATTTTATGATGagtgcattaaaaaatatgggtCGATAAATGTATGGAAATACTGCACCGACTTGATGGATTATCTCTCTATCGGTGCAATCATTGAAAATAACTACTTCTGTATCCACGGCGGCTTATCCCCCTCCTTCAATCAAATTACAGAcctgaacaaaattaatcGATTTCAGGAGATCCCCAGGAATGGCTCCCTCTGTGATGTTCTATGGTCAGACCCGAATGACAAAAACGGATGGGATAAAAGCCCAAGAGGTGCAGGACATTTATTTGGCCCCGACATTGTTCATAAGTTTTGCCACCTAAACGACATTGAAGTTATTGCCAGGGCGCACCAGCTGGTCATGGAGGGGTACAAGTGGTGGTTTGATAGGAAGCTCGTCACCGTGTGGTCCGCACCCAACTACTGCTACCGCTGCGGCAACATCGCCAGCATAATGGAGATCGACGAGAACGAGATCTTCGACTTCAAGTGCTTCGGCCCATCTGCGGCTGAGAGCGGCGCCGGCCCCTCGGTTAAGAAGTACCCCCCGATATACTTCTCCTGA
- a CDS encoding cytochrome c oxidase subunit, putative (encoded by transcript PVX_099830A), which translates to MHLVKAARVLVRRDDVGHFQRKFLFNASSMSKCRQIEKNPFSCFTNKVQRRKYLHFARTLPEDYELPLDTFPENINEVLTKDKKTLDFIQSYWYWKIRSESNLLNYEKLVKKSYKQLAVDMGMQIANPDNEHMLALLEFYEYLKSSPFVGPFGTIENPVIVPSVHTERVVCCTGGTGENEHVPLFFRCREGFLYRCGECDQMFMHVRVLYSLEDGNDPFPNDPDVDDVFDLNLIEENMSLYNDDQYVRWPTGNVTYRQMFLQGKWGNEKPNSASYVASEK; encoded by the exons ATGCATTTGGTTAAGGCAGCCAGGGTGCTCGTAAGGAGAGACGATGTGGGCCATTTCCAGAGGAAGTTTCTCTTTAACGCGAGCAGCATGTCTAAGTGTAGGCAAATCGAGAAGAACCCATTTTCATGTTTTACCAATAAAGTCCAGAGGAGAAAgtacctccattttgcccGTACCTTACCGGAAGATTACGAGCTACCGTTAGATACCTTCCCAGAAAATATCAACGAGGTGTTAACGAAGGATAAAAAGACGCTTGATTTCATTCAGAGCTACTGGTACTGGAAGATTCGGAGTGAGAGCAATTTGCTAAACTACGAGAAGTTGGTGAAGAAGTCGTATAAGCAGCTGGCCGTGGACATGGGCATGCAG ATTGCCAACCCCGATAACGAGCACATGCTGGCCCTCCTGGAATTTTACGAATACCTCAAGTCGTCGCCATTCGTGGGGCCCTTCGGCACCATTGAAAACCCCGTCATTGTGCCCAGCGTGCACACAGAGCGAGTCGTTTGCTGCACAGGGGGGACGGGGGAAAACGAACatgtcccccttttctttcgATGCAGGGAAGGATTCTTATATCGCTGCGGAGAGTGTGACCAAATGTTTATGCACGTTCGTGTGCTGTACTCACTGGAGGATGGGAACGACCCCTTTCCCAATGACCCCGATGTGGATGACGTATTTGATTTAAACTTAATTGAAGAGAACATGAGTCTGTACAACGACGACCAGTACGTCCGGTGGCCCACGGGGAATGTGACCTACCGGCAGATGTTTCTCCAGGGCAAGTGGGGAAACGAGAAACCGAACAGTGCTTCGTACGTAGCTTCTGAGAAGTGA
- a CDS encoding hypothetical protein (encoded by transcript PVX_099835A): MNRTEGKRKKKRKKRKKKEKEKEKEKEKKKKKKENTEKAKKKKKKENTEKAKKKKENAENTERTKKKKRQRNTSTANEIS, translated from the coding sequence ATGAATCGTAcagaggggaaaaggaagaaaaagaggaaaaagaggaaaaagaaggagaaggagaaggagaaggagaaggagaagaaaaagaagaagaaggagaatacggagaaggcgaagaaaaagaagaagaaggagaatacggagaaggcgaagaaaaagaaggagaatgCGGAGAACACGGAGAGgacgaagaaaaagaagagacaAAGAAACACATCAACTGCAAATGAAATCAGTTAA